A region of the Ranitomeya imitator isolate aRanImi1 chromosome 10, aRanImi1.pri, whole genome shotgun sequence genome:
GAGCCTGGGTGTCCCTGTGCTACGCGGGGGTCTGGATGAGACCAGGACCTGGAGGGAAGGGGCTCAGCAGATAGTCCTCATGGGGCGCTTCCAGTCGGACAGCTCTGTGCCTGGGGTGTAAAGGAGGGTTTGGGCCAAAGCTCTTTGGATGCTGAGTCTCCGGAGGTCCTGGGCAAGTTCCCGGATGATGTCCCTGTGACAGTGTAGATGCTGATGGAGGGTCACCCTCTGGGGGTCCGTCCAGACCTCCTCaccaccctcctcctcctctagtATTGCGCTCAGCCTGGGCACGGTCCTGCTCCTCTCCACGGGTGGGTTATAGGAGCAGGTCCCGTTCAGGATCTTCCTCAGGGGGATTTTGGGGACCGCCGACTCCCCCAGAAGCGCCTTCTGTTGCCTCCTAAAGTCACTTTGCCTCTTCAGCCTTTTGAACTCGTTGAAGGCGGCCATGGAGGTCTGGCACAGGGTCTGCTCCATGGCTTTAGCCTTCTCCGCCTTGGTGACCAGGGCGGCATGGCATCTCAGGACCACCGCCTTGTTCTTAATTTGGTGTCTGTAGACCCAGGAGAAGACCTTGGGGTGCCGGGCGTCCGCTGCGCAGTAGGTGATACGGTGCAGGAGGTAGGCATGGACAGTTTTTCGGGTGCCCCTTTTGGAGGGGCTCATCCTGATGCCGTAAGACCCCAAAGAGAGTTTCATCTTAGTGCTGCGGCCCCCCGATTCGCTCTTCTGCCAGATCTTGTTGACCGCTTCCACGGTGCAGCCCTCTCCCTTGGCCTGGAGGGTCACGGCATTGCCCAGGTACCACACCGTGTATGATGGGTCCTCTCGGTTTAGGACTACCTTCTGCCTCCGGCTGCTGAAGACATTGCCCAG
Encoded here:
- the FAM43B gene encoding protein FAM43B → MLPWKKSKFVLVKKDKKGKGVSSSSLLSSFLHSCPDLLPLERLGNVFSSRRQKVVLNREDPSYTVWYLGNAVTLQAKGEGCTVEAVNKIWQKSESGGRSTKMKLSLGSYGIRMSPSKRGTRKTVHAYLLHRITYCAADARHPKVFSWVYRHQIKNKAVVLRCHAALVTKAEKAKAMEQTLCQTSMAAFNEFKRLKRQSDFRRQQKALLGESAVPKIPLRKILNGTCSYNPPVERSRTVPRLSAILEEEEGGEEVWTDPQRVTLHQHLHCHRDIIRELAQDLRRLSIQRALAQTLLYTPGTELSDWKRPMRTIC